Part of the Musa acuminata AAA Group cultivar baxijiao chromosome BXJ2-7, Cavendish_Baxijiao_AAA, whole genome shotgun sequence genome is shown below.
AAAACATTGATCGCGCCAAAACCTGACGTGCCCATACATGTTATGATATGCTTTAGACTGTCCTCCAATAGTAACCTTGTAGACCTCATGttcatcgagagagagagagagagagagagagagagagagagagagacctcatGTAGCACATAAAGATGCATCTGGACAGTCACTTGACCAGTCTACCTCTGGACATCGACTCTGTGTAGGAATATTTGAGACTTGCGATTAGTTTGTAAGCAAACAAAGAGTACGAATCACTTACCTCGGGTTTGGAGAATCTACTAAGAAGAAGTGACACGCAAGCCAGGAAGGCTTTGGTCTATTCAGCTTGATGGTGATGTGCAGGCGTGGCTTGCATGCTGCTGACTTTGTCGGACGAAAAGATGCGAGAGAAGGAATTCCCACACCATGATTCTTCTTGCCTGAAACTTACAGCAGCATGAAATCTTCACAAGAGAAAACATCAAAGCTGGCAGACCTTGCTTTATCTCGAATAATTTGAGGTTATGACATGTCTCAGGAAAGACATCAATGCATGCATGGgtctgatttcattcgaagaaccAGCAGGATGGTGTCAAGCACATCAAGATACACAGCAGAAGTCCCACATGAAGCAACTCGTGGCTGGATCTCAGGTTTTCCAGCTGTAGATAAGCGTTTGATGCTCATCCAAGACCTGACACATGCATTATAGACTGACAGAGCCACCACCTGCTGCGTACCTCCACCAACACTGGAGCAAGAAGGAACGAGTCCCTACGGTCTCTGTTCAAGTGTTTCATCCCATCGATGCAGGAAAATAGAATTTGTATGGCTTCGTTAGTCTTGATTGCCTATACATCGACATCTTTCGCTGGTGAAAAAGCATTGTTTGGGTCCTCCGTGAGGTCACGACACTGTCGTTAATGGAGGAGGGAGAACTATCCATGTCTCAAGTCCGAGTGCCTGTACAGCATTCATGAGTATGTTGTTGGACTGGTAGCAGAAACTAATGGTTGGTGATCATAAAAAGAGCTGCTTTTGCTTTTTTACGTATCTATTTATTTTTGCCCCAGAAGAGACACATGCTGTGTGGCCTCACATGTGCACCCACGAGAGTTTCACATGCCTCTCTACCCTTTCTTGATCATGTGGTCCACAATAACATCTTGCTTACCATGATGATCAGAACTTCTCCTTTTCCATGTAGTTGATTTGCATCATCTTTCTCACCGCCGCCATCACAACCCATTGAAGTTAGACGAGAGCTATAAAAGCTAGATGTTAATCTCAGGCCATCGTGCAATCCAATTCAGGAGAGAGATGAGAGGGATTTGTACCAAATTTTGTCCTCCTCCCAATCTAATATTTCTcacaaaagaatatatatatatagatattgaTCAAGACAgcaatctcatcatcatcatcatcatcactttttGGTCATCACAAAGTGACAAATCGACGGAAGGTTACGATGCATTTGGACACCTGAGAACCTGATAAGAAAGGGCTTTTCTATCTCCAGCAAGGCCCAAGGCCCAAGGCCCAATCACAAATGGGCCGGTAGCTCTTTATGGCCTGTACCAAAGGACCCGGCGGCAAGTCCAGTCCcattttaaattttcatttttatattttaacaataaaaataaaaccCTAATCTTTCCTAAATCATTCGTCTTTCGTGAGTTCACCTGTAATCGCCGCTCGCGTCCTCCGTCGCCCGTTTCGCCCCTCGCTCTGCCGCCGCCAGCCCTGACAATCAgtactctcctcctcctccgcctctcttCTATTTATTTTCGGCTGATTTTTAAGCCTTATTTCAGATATCGGtacgtaccggtgtaccgagtgTTGGTACACCGGTGCCGGCGGTATGTAGTGCTCCGACCAGGGACCGGTATAGGGGTCAAATTGGATAGAACTAAATTTTATCAAGCTATAATTTTGCTTTGATGGGTGTTATATTTGAAGTTCAAGTAGTGATGAGGATGAAACTAAGACATTTGTGTAACTCAGGTGTACCTAGGATGAAACAACTGCAGAATTGCATTTCTTCCATCTGATTCTTTCATTCGCACTTTTCAGGTGCTTCTGTTTTTCTATATCATCATCATGGAGGTCGATagagaagaaaaagagggttTTGGTGTATTGGTGAAACAGGGAGCTGAAGCTGTAAGTGATATTATGCTTTTGAACATCGTGTACTTGTGATTTGTCATGTTTTCTGATGCTGATTAAACCTTTGCAGAGGGTGTTCGAGTCGAATTTTGTGGGGCGTAGGTCAATCATCAAGGAACGTTTCTCCAAGAAatatcggcatccactattggactCGAAACTGACACTTAAACGCTTGAATGCAGCTAATTTCTTACATTTATGCTCTTATCTAGTCTTTAAAGTGCCAAAAAATTCATTTCATTTCTCTTTTTTCGCTTTCAGTATGGAATGCAGCTATTGTTCGCTGACcaatttgcttctttttgtttcttttcatgtTGCTTTTTGTGAGGCCATAATAGGTTGTTTATATCTTTGTTTCAACATTTGTTCCAGGAAGCTCGCTGCATGACAAAAGCTAGACGACTTGGTGTTCCCACACCAGCACTCTATGGTGTCGACCCGTTGTTGCATACTCTGACATTTGAATACGTGGATGGGCTCTCTGTGAAAGAGATACTCTTAGATTTTGGTTCAAATGGTGTTAATGAAGAAAGATTGGATGATATTGCCACACAGATAGGCAATGCAGTGGGCAAACTACATGATGGGGGTCTTATCCATGGTGACTTGACTACTTCAAACATGATTATTAAGAGAGATAACAACCGATTGGTAATATCAAAAAACTTCTAAGTTGCATCTTCATTAAGTGATTGACATAATACAAGCTGATTTCTTTTTATATATCAATGTATCAAGTGAATTACATGCACAAACATAATACAAAGTGGACTCGAGTCATTTAATTTTGCTTGTTCTACAGTTGTCTATTTTGCAGTCTCTAATGTTGACCAGGCTTTTGCATTATATTTTCATTTCTCAGGTCCTTATTGATTTTGGTCTGAGTTTCACATCAACTCTTCCTGAGGATAAAGCAGTTGACCTATACGTGCTAGAGAGAGCTTTGGTATCCATGCATTCATCATGTGGGAATGTGGTGAGTAAATTGCATTCCACTTTACTATGATGCAACTGAGTTCACTTGTCTAATTAAAATTGTCTTTATGTTCATAAAACAAATATCTATATCAACTCCAATCTCACCGGTATCCATATCAATACTGCATGATGGTCAAGTCTCCGAAATCCCTAGTCTTTTCTGCTATGTTTTTCTAAAAAATTATTCAGCTTCCTTGTATATTTTAACTTATATTTTTGGCCATAGGTGTGGTTTTTTGGTAAAAATTGCTAATGTCTaaattttgtgtgtgtgtgtgtgtgagagagagagagagagagagagagagagagagagagaaagagagagagagaggatagctATGGGAAAGCAAAGTGCCCGTTGGTTCTTGGTACAGGGAGGATCGTCTTTAAGTACACCTACCCTTGCATGGTACAGGGAGGATCACTGAAAGTACTCCTACCCCTGCATGGTGTACATTGTTCGATGATGCTCAGTTGAAGAGGAATCTTATCACTATGCTAGATCCATCCTTCCCTTTAGGAAAGGACAATCTGCTTGGCAAAGTTTCTGCCACTACAGGGTTTAAGAAGGGTCAAAAGTTATAGCTATTATGTGTTCTGTATCCATAATTCCTTGGTCACAATGGTTTATCTGGTCTGTCCAATATTCCAATATCCCTCCCCCTCATTGTACCCTTTATAGAATGTCATAAGAAAATAGCGTTTCCTACACCTTAGAAGTATCAGAACAGAGAGATTTACTATGGAGCTGAACCAAAAAAATGTGCTTCAAGTTAATGCAAAGATGTGCTATTCAGATGTTCATGGGAATGTTCTGTtggatcttttggtattcataatcACTGGTGTATCTCCACATCCAACGATCGTCTAAGTGGCTTAATTAAGATCCTTCTTAAAGCAACTTCAGAACAACTACTATTTTCATTTCTTTAGTACATTGGAAAAATCTCTACTTTTATACTTTCTCTTCCGTTCATTTTTTGCCTCCAGCCAATGGTAATTTCAAAATTGCAAACACTATTCATTTTATTTTAGATGCATGTTGCTCTCAATTTGGTCAGATGACTAGACGTCAGTTCTTTGTCTGGCAGATGGATAAAATACTCTCAGCATATAGGAA
Proteins encoded:
- the LOC103992845 gene encoding uncharacterized protein LOC103992845 isoform X1; the protein is MEVDREEKEGFGVLVKQGAEARVFESNFVGRRSIIKERFSKKYRHPLLDSKLTLKRLNAEARCMTKARRLGVPTPALYGVDPLLHTLTFEYVDGLSVKEILLDFGSNGVNEERLDDIATQIGNAVGKLHDGGLIHGDLTTSNMIIKRDNNRLVLIDFGLSFTSTLPEDKAVDLYVLERALVSMHSSCGNVMDKILSAYRKSSKQWSSTMNKLAQVRQRGRKRTMVG
- the LOC103992845 gene encoding uncharacterized protein LOC103992845 isoform X2; its protein translation is MEVDREEKEGFGVLVKQGAEARVFESNFVGRRSIIKERFSKKYRHPLLDSKLTLKRLNEARCMTKARRLGVPTPALYGVDPLLHTLTFEYVDGLSVKEILLDFGSNGVNEERLDDIATQIGNAVGKLHDGGLIHGDLTTSNMIIKRDNNRLVLIDFGLSFTSTLPEDKAVDLYVLERALVSMHSSCGNVMDKILSAYRKSSKQWSSTMNKLAQVRQRGRKRTMVG